A window from Azoarcus sp. DD4 encodes these proteins:
- a CDS encoding TRAP transporter large permease, whose translation MELTIAALLIGLMLVLLAGGVWIGLALMAIGILGMLGFTPRAPGDGMAVAIWGAGSSWTLTALPLFLWMGEILFRTKLSEDMFKGLSPWLERLPGRLLHTNIIGCTLFAAVSGSSAATCATIGKIALPELTRRGYPESMALGTLAGAGTLGLLIPPSIIMIVYGVAADVSIAKLFIGGVLPGIMLAGLFMGWVIVWSLLNADKIPPADLRTNFAGKIRASRNLIPVILLIAGVLGSIYSGIATATEAAAIGVIGSLVIAASQKSLNRKSFVAALMGATRLYCMIALILGGSAFLTLAMGYIGLPRHLAEWIGSLGLSPGVLLVALAVFYVLLGCFLDGISIVVLTMAVLMPTIQTAGIDPLWFGIFVVVVVEMAQVTPPVGFNLFVLQGLTGRQITTIARYAMPYFLLMVLAVVLLYAFPGLVTWLPGRMIG comes from the coding sequence ATGGAACTGACCATTGCAGCCCTCCTCATCGGCCTGATGCTGGTGCTGCTCGCCGGCGGCGTCTGGATAGGCCTGGCGCTGATGGCCATCGGCATCCTCGGCATGCTCGGCTTCACCCCGCGCGCGCCCGGCGACGGCATGGCGGTGGCGATCTGGGGCGCCGGCTCGAGCTGGACCCTGACCGCGCTGCCGCTCTTCCTGTGGATGGGCGAGATCCTGTTCCGCACCAAGCTGTCGGAAGACATGTTCAAAGGCCTGTCGCCCTGGCTGGAACGCCTGCCCGGCCGCCTGCTGCACACCAACATCATCGGCTGCACGCTGTTCGCCGCGGTGTCGGGCTCGTCGGCGGCGACCTGCGCCACCATCGGCAAGATCGCGCTGCCCGAACTCACCCGCCGCGGCTATCCGGAATCGATGGCGCTCGGCACGCTGGCCGGCGCCGGCACGCTCGGCCTCTTGATCCCGCCGTCCATCATCATGATCGTCTATGGCGTGGCGGCCGACGTCTCCATCGCCAAGCTCTTCATCGGCGGGGTGCTGCCGGGCATCATGCTGGCGGGGCTGTTCATGGGCTGGGTCATCGTCTGGTCGCTGCTGAACGCCGACAAGATCCCGCCGGCCGACCTGCGCACCAATTTCGCCGGCAAGATCCGCGCGTCGCGCAACCTGATCCCGGTGATCCTGCTGATCGCCGGCGTGCTCGGCTCCATCTACAGCGGCATCGCCACCGCCACCGAGGCGGCGGCCATCGGCGTGATCGGCAGCCTCGTCATCGCCGCCAGCCAGAAGTCGCTCAACCGCAAGAGCTTCGTCGCCGCGCTGATGGGCGCCACCCGGCTGTACTGCATGATCGCGCTCATCCTCGGCGGCTCGGCCTTCCTCACCCTGGCGATGGGCTACATCGGCCTGCCGCGCCACCTCGCCGAGTGGATAGGCTCGCTCGGGCTGAGCCCAGGCGTGCTGCTGGTGGCGCTGGCGGTGTTCTACGTGCTGCTCGGCTGCTTCCTCGACGGCATCTCCATCGTGGTGCTGACCATGGCGGTGCTGATGCCCACCATCCAGACCGCCGGCATCGATCCGCTGTGGTTCGGCATCTTCGTGGTGGTCGTGGTGGAAATGGCGCAGGTGACGCCGCCGGTGGGCTTCAACCTGTTCGTGCTGCAAGGCCTCACCGGGCGCCAGATCACCACCATCGCGCGCTACGCCATGCCCTACTTCCTGCTGATGGTGCTGGCCGTGGTGCTGCTGTACGCATTCCCCGGCCTGGTGACCTGGCTGCCGGGGCGGATGATAGGCTAA
- a CDS encoding alpha/beta fold hydrolase, whose protein sequence is MFPANQAAAAADAALFPGFASHRVEVAPGVDIACVAGGSGPALLLLHGHPQTHAIWHKVVPELARHFSVVASDLRGYGDSAKPAGAPDHGNYAKRAMAADQVALMRALGHARFKVLAHDRGARVAHRLAADHPQAVSRLVLLDIAPTLAMYEQTTEAFARAYWHWFFLIQRAPLPERLIEADPVAYLGDVMGSRHAGLTPFDPAAFAEYARCLSQPGAAHSLCEDYRAAAGIDLEHDRADRAAGRRLTMPLLALWGEKGIVQRCFRPLEEWQRVADDVRGGPLPCGHYIPEEAPAALLEAALPFLLEGA, encoded by the coding sequence ATGTTTCCTGCCAACCAGGCCGCCGCCGCGGCCGACGCCGCGCTGTTTCCGGGTTTCGCCAGCCATCGCGTGGAGGTCGCGCCGGGTGTGGATATCGCCTGCGTGGCGGGCGGCAGCGGGCCGGCGCTGTTGCTGCTGCATGGCCATCCGCAGACCCACGCGATCTGGCACAAGGTGGTGCCGGAACTGGCGCGGCACTTCAGCGTGGTGGCGTCCGACCTGCGCGGCTACGGCGATTCCGCCAAGCCGGCGGGTGCGCCCGACCATGGCAACTACGCCAAGCGCGCGATGGCGGCGGATCAGGTGGCGCTGATGCGCGCGCTCGGCCACGCGCGCTTCAAGGTACTGGCCCACGACCGCGGCGCGCGTGTCGCCCACCGGCTGGCGGCCGACCATCCGCAGGCGGTGAGCCGGCTGGTGCTGCTCGACATCGCACCGACGCTGGCGATGTACGAGCAGACCACCGAAGCCTTCGCGCGCGCCTACTGGCACTGGTTCTTCCTGATCCAGCGCGCGCCGCTGCCGGAGCGCCTGATCGAGGCCGACCCCGTCGCCTACCTGGGCGACGTCATGGGCAGCCGCCATGCCGGGCTGACGCCTTTCGACCCGGCCGCCTTCGCCGAGTACGCGCGCTGCCTGTCGCAGCCCGGCGCGGCGCACAGCCTGTGCGAGGACTACCGCGCCGCCGCCGGCATCGACCTGGAACACGACCGTGCCGACCGCGCCGCCGGCCGCCGGCTGACGATGCCGCTGCTGGCGCTGTGGGGCGAGAAGGGCATCGTGCAGCGCTGTTTCCGGCCGCTGGAGGAGTGGCAGCGGGTGGCGGACGACGTCCGCGGCGGCCCGCTGCCCTGCGGCCACTACATCCCGGAAGAGGCACCGGCGGCCTTGCTGGAAGCCGCCTTGCCCTTCCTGCTGGAAGGCGCCTGA
- a CDS encoding YfaP family protein — MSNPSSSDLRRFALLLAALPGAALAEAEMPVGGWRPGHADAPYTQEVNYPASRPGLVADVPGAAQIRGRIARAGKGPATLVVNGNAMPLETDEAGRYGRAYSFATGSNSVEIRDGEGRSAQRVQFYQTAAGQPQSRLRVVLSWNTDGTDLDLHILTPDGEHAWYGNRVVRSGAIDVDVTTGYGPEIFAAPAPAKGPYQVYVNYYGSGEEHLLTTARIAVISNEGTPSERRQEFEVPMRAAGELTLVRQFVYP, encoded by the coding sequence ATGTCAAATCCGTCATCTTCTGATCTCCGCCGCTTCGCGCTGCTGCTCGCCGCGCTGCCCGGCGCCGCTCTGGCCGAAGCGGAGATGCCGGTGGGCGGCTGGCGTCCGGGCCATGCCGACGCGCCCTACACCCAGGAGGTGAACTACCCGGCCTCGCGCCCCGGGCTGGTGGCCGATGTGCCGGGTGCGGCGCAGATCCGCGGCCGCATCGCGCGCGCCGGCAAGGGGCCGGCGACACTGGTGGTCAATGGCAACGCGATGCCGCTGGAAACCGACGAGGCCGGCCGCTACGGCCGCGCCTACAGCTTCGCCACCGGTTCCAACAGCGTCGAGATCCGCGACGGCGAGGGCCGCAGCGCACAGCGCGTGCAGTTCTACCAGACCGCCGCCGGCCAGCCGCAGTCGCGCCTGCGGGTGGTGCTGAGCTGGAATACCGACGGCACCGACCTCGACCTGCACATCCTCACCCCCGACGGCGAGCACGCCTGGTACGGCAACCGGGTGGTGAGGAGCGGTGCCATCGACGTCGACGTCACCACCGGTTACGGCCCGGAGATCTTCGCCGCGCCGGCGCCGGCCAAGGGTCCTTACCAGGTCTATGTGAACTACTATGGCAGCGGCGAGGAACACCTGCTGACCACCGCCCGCATCGCGGTGATCTCCAACGAAGGCACGCCGTCCGAGCGTCGCCAGGAATTCGAGGTGCCGATGCGGGCGGCCGGCGAGCTCACGCTGGTGCGCCAGTTCGTCTATCCCTGA
- a CDS encoding YfaP family protein, whose amino-acid sequence MSARACRCLTVLCALVLAGPAAALQPATVDAPAGGWNYGGLTDHSADSAVAYPYSPIDRGAQAGRTLIRGRLAAEHRARDAAGKPHTPPTLVVNGNPMPLYSGDDGRYARPYAFGPGSNSVEIRSADGQSLQRLQFFEANPARPRAQLRAILAWDDDQAEVDLHVLTPDGQHAFWAHPVLTNGGGMDVDSVDGAGPEMFSITTPLRGPYQLYVNYWGNFGDAGYHFDERTRQKKIITCRITLVFHENTPQERRESFVVPLRKIGDLTHVKSVIF is encoded by the coding sequence GTGAGCGCGCGTGCCTGTCGCTGCCTGACGGTGCTTTGTGCGCTTGTCCTGGCCGGCCCGGCTGCGGCCCTGCAGCCGGCCACGGTGGACGCGCCCGCCGGTGGCTGGAACTACGGCGGCCTCACCGATCACAGCGCCGACAGCGCGGTGGCCTACCCGTATTCGCCGATAGACCGCGGCGCCCAGGCCGGGCGCACGCTGATCCGCGGCCGGCTGGCCGCCGAGCACCGCGCGCGCGACGCCGCCGGCAAGCCGCACACGCCGCCGACGCTGGTGGTCAATGGCAACCCGATGCCGCTCTACAGCGGCGACGACGGCCGCTACGCCCGCCCCTACGCCTTCGGCCCCGGCTCCAACAGCGTCGAGATCCGCAGCGCCGACGGCCAGTCGCTGCAGCGCCTGCAATTCTTCGAGGCCAACCCGGCGCGGCCGCGCGCCCAGCTGCGCGCCATCCTGGCCTGGGACGACGACCAGGCCGAGGTCGACCTCCACGTACTCACGCCCGACGGCCAGCATGCCTTCTGGGCGCATCCGGTGCTCACCAACGGCGGCGGCATGGATGTGGACAGCGTCGATGGCGCCGGGCCCGAGATGTTCTCCATCACCACGCCGCTGCGCGGCCCCTACCAGCTCTACGTCAATTACTGGGGCAACTTCGGCGACGCCGGCTACCACTTCGACGAGCGCACCCGGCAGAAGAAGATCATCACCTGCCGCATCACCCTCGTCTTCCACGAAAACACCCCGCAGGAGCGGCGCGAGAGCTTCGTCGTGCCGCTGCGCAAGATCGGCGATCTCACCCATGTCAAATCCGTCATCTTCTGA
- a CDS encoding DUF2300 domain-containing protein: MTARWPGRLLAALALALALALLGAGAQAAPAALDLAYRDPASGALVQRAFDADGGPMPQAVPPAAVPLGSLWKLFVFAWLTEHGAPAPDYVCRAGRANDAASRRRREEESYCCEAGGSIGRDAALVSSCGLFFAPARLGIAAADWRSFWTDRAPGLPWLAELAAMQPETAVSPASLIAALEAVPPRAREQAAGVLLARAFGPGGDAGAVRVLGGRLRVKTYSWFRPGTRERYGGGAGWLADGTPLWFGAAGTGQQVLARHGATLAAALPQGGGGLAPGCVEVDFFSRYPLVRVDGPDGRPARAGLLRGRHVAVFANGVSLPFRGSGELRLLVEEGVPRLQGRFGVDDYVARVLDREADAGETEAARALAVVARSYLFNEAARRGNCLAIADSSRSQRVSPNPPSAAALAVAGFTTELVLRGAPVGYHLDTPGPDRLVWREAVAAGRAGQPWDAILRHAFPAADLVAARDPAGLPCERLVPAERWLAAQAPRWRRMLAALPGFEPPAAPLVCRLAWGTPFSELDRGRIHVRELRTPEDRITLAHEYLHLGLRHHPASGDEALVESWARRLAEGTGP; the protein is encoded by the coding sequence TTGACCGCGCGCTGGCCTGGCCGCCTGCTCGCGGCACTTGCACTCGCACTTGCACTTGCACTGCTCGGCGCCGGTGCGCAGGCCGCGCCTGCCGCGCTCGATCTCGCCTACCGCGATCCGGCCAGCGGCGCACTGGTCCAGCGCGCCTTCGATGCCGACGGCGGGCCGATGCCGCAAGCCGTGCCACCGGCTGCAGTGCCGCTCGGCAGCCTGTGGAAGCTCTTCGTGTTCGCCTGGCTGACGGAACACGGCGCACCGGCGCCGGATTACGTGTGCCGCGCCGGCCGTGCCAACGACGCCGCCAGCCGCCGGCGGCGCGAGGAAGAAAGCTACTGCTGCGAGGCGGGCGGCAGCATCGGCCGCGATGCGGCGCTGGTGTCGTCCTGCGGGCTGTTCTTCGCGCCGGCGCGGCTGGGTATCGCCGCGGCCGACTGGCGCAGCTTCTGGACCGATCGCGCGCCCGGCCTGCCGTGGCTGGCGGAGCTTGCGGCGATGCAGCCGGAAACTGCGGTCAGTCCCGCCAGCCTGATTGCGGCGCTCGAAGCGGTGCCGCCGCGCGCCCGCGAGCAGGCCGCCGGCGTGTTGCTGGCGCGCGCCTTCGGGCCGGGCGGCGATGCCGGGGCGGTGCGCGTGCTCGGCGGCCGGCTGCGGGTCAAGACCTACTCCTGGTTTCGGCCGGGCACGCGCGAGCGCTACGGCGGCGGTGCCGGCTGGCTGGCGGACGGCACGCCGCTGTGGTTCGGCGCGGCTGGCACCGGCCAGCAGGTGCTGGCGCGCCACGGCGCGACGCTGGCGGCGGCCTTGCCGCAGGGCGGCGGCGGACTGGCGCCGGGCTGCGTCGAGGTGGATTTCTTCAGCCGTTACCCGCTGGTCCGGGTCGATGGCCCGGACGGCCGGCCGGCGCGCGCCGGGCTGCTGCGCGGGCGCCACGTGGCGGTGTTCGCCAACGGCGTGAGCCTGCCCTTTCGTGGCAGCGGCGAGTTGCGGCTGCTTGTCGAGGAAGGCGTGCCGCGGCTGCAGGGCCGTTTCGGCGTGGACGACTACGTCGCCCGCGTGCTCGACCGCGAGGCCGACGCCGGCGAGACCGAGGCGGCGCGCGCGCTGGCGGTGGTGGCGCGGAGCTATCTCTTCAACGAGGCGGCGCGCCGCGGCAACTGCCTGGCGATCGCCGACAGCAGCCGCAGCCAGCGGGTGTCGCCCAATCCGCCCTCGGCCGCGGCGCTGGCGGTGGCGGGCTTCACCACCGAGCTGGTGCTGCGCGGCGCGCCGGTGGGCTACCACCTGGATACGCCGGGGCCGGACCGGCTGGTGTGGCGCGAGGCAGTGGCGGCGGGCCGTGCCGGTCAGCCCTGGGATGCGATTCTGCGCCACGCCTTTCCCGCCGCCGACCTGGTGGCGGCGCGCGATCCGGCCGGCCTGCCGTGCGAGCGGCTGGTGCCGGCCGAGCGCTGGCTGGCGGCGCAGGCGCCGCGCTGGCGGCGGATGCTCGCCGCCCTGCCCGGCTTCGAGCCGCCGGCCGCGCCGCTGGTGTGCCGGCTGGCCTGGGGCACGCCCTTCTCCGAACTCGACCGCGGCCGCATCCACGTGCGCGAGCTGCGCACGCCGGAAGACCGCATCACGCTTGCCCACGAATACCTGCACCTCGGCCTGCGCCACCATCCGGCGAGCGGCGACGAGGCGCTGGTGGAAAGCTGGGCGCGCCGACTGGCGGAAGGCACGGGACCATGA
- a CDS encoding mechanosensitive ion channel family protein yields MKQVLPEWALPWLEVITLGLQIASIVLGAVLLRMLLRRLLRRLGEHYSLPPELVIGGRRVMSFVVWSGALLIILDRFGVSGTVLWTAFTGFAAVGAVAFFAAWSVLSNIFCTFLIFSTRPFRLYDHIELLENGEKPGLKGQVIDINLIYTTLQEHAAGQGDTVLQVPNSLFFQRTIRCWRGAPPA; encoded by the coding sequence ATGAAACAAGTTCTGCCCGAATGGGCGCTGCCCTGGCTCGAAGTCATCACTCTCGGCCTGCAGATCGCGTCGATCGTACTCGGCGCGGTGCTGCTGCGCATGCTGTTGCGCCGCCTGCTGCGCCGTCTCGGCGAGCACTACAGCCTGCCGCCGGAGCTGGTGATAGGCGGGCGGCGGGTCATGAGCTTCGTCGTCTGGTCCGGTGCCCTGCTGATCATTCTCGACCGCTTCGGCGTGTCGGGCACGGTGTTGTGGACCGCCTTTACCGGTTTCGCCGCGGTCGGGGCGGTGGCCTTCTTCGCCGCCTGGAGCGTGCTGTCCAACATCTTCTGCACCTTCCTCATCTTCAGCACGCGGCCGTTCCGGCTCTACGACCACATCGAACTGCTGGAGAACGGCGAGAAACCGGGGCTGAAGGGGCAGGTGATCGACATCAACCTGATCTACACCACCTTGCAGGAACACGCCGCCGGCCAGGGCGACACCGTGCTGCAGGTGCCCAACAGCCTCTTCTTCCAGCGCACCATCCGCTGCTGGCGCGGCGCGCCGCCGGCGTGA
- a CDS encoding alpha/beta hydrolase produces MHRRLRTLCLAAVSLVLSGCTLLRLGEEARAFYTSTVLVGRIGASGWEGPVVVAAWREAAPDQPVHRTLLHAAGGYELIVPAGSYRLFAFGDANGNGAYDPGEPAGEYPATEAVTASGSGVVSLLDFAIGPGAPLRPDTATRAAAWPPFERRHSTRAGAIANLDSPAFSAAHGETGYWAPMAYFRETGGNIYFLEPYDPARVPVLFVHGAAGSAQDWRYFVEHLDRRRYQPWLFQYPSGAAVDSMAYLLYWKLFNLQLEHRFDTLHIVAHSMGGLVARGFLVNHGNQLPALRRFISISTPWAGEPTAELGVKHSPAVVPSWHDMQPDGHFMQALFARPLPAGIDYYLLFGHRGGYSLLRPNHDGTVTLASQLRTAAQAEARMIYGFDEDHVGILSSPQVMAQVQTLLDGAGSTSGDAQNAGRLRTTFEFETPDGSGGTPILLFRPAGGAAAPATFSMPLSAEDNGREIGPIPAGDYELSLMMPAYRSEPVSQHLRIAGNTTADARFRLLPRGELSGYIGTEADSVGSPAGSYRRPHDTVRIREIGLRGPGIRRTLQPLDTAADDALARHLRGEDGAHQAHFAFFDLAEGDYELTIQAEGYEAHVSQHAVVPGRSNPMTPIVLRPLP; encoded by the coding sequence ATGCATCGCCGGCTCCGAACGCTCTGTCTCGCCGCCGTCAGCCTGGTGCTGAGTGGCTGTACGCTGCTGCGCCTGGGCGAGGAAGCGCGCGCCTTCTACACCTCCACCGTGCTCGTCGGCCGCATCGGCGCATCCGGCTGGGAAGGCCCGGTCGTGGTAGCCGCCTGGCGCGAAGCCGCGCCGGACCAGCCGGTGCACCGCACCCTGTTGCACGCTGCCGGAGGCTACGAACTCATCGTCCCGGCCGGCAGCTACCGGCTGTTCGCCTTCGGCGATGCCAACGGCAACGGCGCCTACGACCCCGGCGAGCCGGCCGGCGAGTATCCCGCCACCGAGGCGGTGACGGCCTCCGGCAGCGGGGTAGTGTCGCTGCTCGACTTCGCCATCGGCCCGGGAGCGCCGCTGCGCCCCGACACCGCGACTCGCGCCGCCGCCTGGCCGCCGTTCGAGCGCCGCCACAGCACCCGCGCCGGCGCCATCGCCAACCTCGACTCGCCGGCCTTTTCCGCCGCGCACGGCGAAACCGGCTACTGGGCGCCGATGGCCTATTTCCGCGAAACCGGCGGCAACATCTACTTCCTCGAACCCTACGATCCAGCGCGCGTCCCAGTGCTTTTCGTGCACGGTGCGGCCGGCTCGGCGCAGGACTGGCGCTACTTCGTCGAACATCTCGACCGCCGCCGCTATCAGCCTTGGCTGTTCCAGTACCCCTCCGGCGCCGCGGTCGATTCGATGGCCTACCTGCTCTACTGGAAGCTCTTCAACCTGCAGCTGGAGCACCGCTTCGACACCCTGCACATCGTCGCCCACAGCATGGGCGGGCTGGTGGCGCGCGGCTTTCTGGTCAATCATGGCAATCAGCTGCCCGCGCTGCGGCGCTTCATCTCGATCTCGACGCCTTGGGCGGGCGAGCCCACCGCCGAGCTGGGCGTGAAGCACTCGCCGGCGGTGGTGCCGTCATGGCACGACATGCAGCCGGACGGCCACTTCATGCAGGCGCTGTTCGCCCGCCCGCTGCCGGCGGGGATCGACTACTACCTGCTGTTCGGCCATCGCGGCGGCTACAGCCTGCTACGTCCCAATCACGACGGCACGGTGACGCTCGCCAGCCAGCTGCGCACCGCGGCGCAGGCGGAGGCGCGGATGATCTACGGCTTTGACGAGGACCACGTCGGCATCCTGTCGTCGCCGCAGGTCATGGCCCAGGTTCAGACCCTGCTCGACGGTGCCGGCAGCACGAGCGGCGACGCACAGAACGCCGGCCGCCTGCGCACCACCTTCGAGTTCGAAACGCCCGACGGCAGCGGCGGCACACCCATCCTGCTGTTCCGGCCGGCAGGGGGCGCTGCGGCACCGGCCACCTTCAGCATGCCGCTGTCGGCGGAGGACAACGGCCGCGAGATCGGCCCCATTCCCGCCGGCGACTACGAACTCAGCCTGATGATGCCCGCCTACCGCAGCGAGCCCGTCAGCCAGCACTTGCGGATCGCCGGCAATACCACCGCCGACGCGCGCTTCCGCCTGCTGCCGCGCGGCGAGCTGAGCGGCTACATCGGCACCGAGGCGGATTCGGTGGGCAGCCCCGCCGGCAGCTACCGCCGCCCGCACGACACGGTGCGCATTCGCGAGATCGGCCTGCGCGGCCCCGGCATACGGCGGACGCTGCAGCCGCTGGACACCGCGGCCGACGATGCGCTCGCACGCCACCTGCGGGGAGAAGACGGCGCCCATCAGGCGCACTTCGCCTTCTTCGACCTCGCCGAAGGCGACTATGAGCTGACCATCCAGGCGGAGGGCTACGAAGCCCACGTGTCGCAGCACGCGGTGGTGCCCGGCAGAAGCAACCCGATGACACCCATCGTGCTGCGGCCGTTGCCCTGA
- a CDS encoding ATP-binding protein gives MKSLAGRVFLILVVATVLIQVLSFGGALAVSARDSRRQMFEFMGADVAFLHQLLGRMPPAERAQWMPALDRGFYQPTLEPAGVVHPEADTPHLRESMAPMRRRLDPAIDVRGVMLDPPAPGEDGIPALAVSLDAAHTLLVRFPTRKAPLAPPPLGVIAGYVAGVSLAVMLAAWGAVRLATRPLRRLAEAAHALGHNLDAPALPERGASELVEASRAFNVMQAALQKNLAERTQILAAISHDLKTPLTRLRLRIGALPADEQARARIETDIDAMSQLVEEGLDYARSAQPVEATARVDLQALVESLADQAADLGQVLRIEGRLAAPVRCAPRAVRRALQNLVDNALKYGGGAATLQLAQDEGGVEIRIEDDGPGLPPALLERVFEPFFRAEDSRSRKTGGTGLGLAIARNLMRAQGGDIRLENRTGGGLVAILHLPRG, from the coding sequence GTGAAGTCGCTCGCCGGGCGGGTGTTCCTGATCCTGGTGGTGGCCACCGTGCTGATCCAGGTGCTCAGCTTCGGCGGCGCGCTGGCGGTCAGCGCGCGCGATTCGCGGCGCCAGATGTTCGAATTCATGGGTGCCGACGTCGCCTTCCTGCACCAACTGCTCGGCCGCATGCCGCCGGCGGAGCGCGCGCAGTGGATGCCGGCGCTGGATCGCGGCTTCTACCAGCCAACACTGGAGCCGGCGGGGGTGGTTCATCCCGAGGCCGACACGCCGCATCTGCGCGAATCGATGGCGCCGATGCGACGTCGGCTCGATCCGGCGATCGACGTGCGCGGGGTGATGCTCGATCCGCCGGCGCCGGGCGAAGACGGCATTCCCGCGCTGGCGGTGTCGCTCGATGCCGCCCACACCCTGCTGGTGCGCTTCCCCACCCGCAAGGCGCCGCTCGCGCCGCCGCCGCTGGGCGTGATCGCCGGCTACGTGGCCGGTGTCAGCCTGGCGGTGATGCTGGCCGCCTGGGGCGCGGTAAGGCTGGCGACGCGGCCGCTGCGCCGGCTGGCCGAGGCCGCCCATGCGCTCGGTCACAACCTGGACGCGCCGGCGCTGCCGGAGCGCGGGGCGAGCGAACTGGTCGAGGCCAGCCGCGCCTTCAATGTCATGCAGGCCGCGCTGCAGAAGAACCTGGCCGAGCGCACCCAGATCCTCGCCGCCATCTCGCACGATCTCAAGACGCCATTGACCCGCCTGCGCCTGCGCATCGGCGCCCTGCCCGCCGACGAGCAGGCGCGTGCGCGCATCGAGACCGACATTGACGCCATGAGCCAGCTCGTCGAAGAAGGGCTGGACTACGCCCGCAGTGCGCAGCCGGTCGAGGCCACGGCGCGGGTGGATCTGCAGGCGCTGGTGGAATCGCTCGCCGACCAGGCTGCCGACCTCGGTCAGGTGTTGCGCATCGAGGGCCGGCTGGCGGCGCCGGTCAGGTGCGCGCCGCGCGCTGTCCGGCGCGCGCTGCAGAACCTGGTCGACAACGCCCTGAAGTACGGTGGCGGTGCGGCCACGCTGCAGCTGGCGCAGGACGAGGGCGGGGTGGAGATCCGTATCGAGGATGATGGCCCGGGCCTGCCGCCGGCCTTGCTGGAGCGGGTGTTCGAACCCTTCTTCCGCGCCGAGGATTCGCGTAGCCGCAAGACCGGCGGCACCGGCCTCGGCCTGGCGATCGCGCGCAACCTGATGCGCGCGCAGGGTGGCGACATCCGGCTGGAGAATCGCACCGGCGGGGGGCTGGTGGCCATTCTCCACCTGCCGCGGGGCTGA
- a CDS encoding response regulator: protein MNRPDHVLIVDDDPDIRDLLADYLGKQALRVSTAADGRQMRAALLAAPVDVVVLDLMLPGEDGMTLFRWLRDTPAHAQIPVVMLTARADDVDRIIGLEMGADDYLGKPFVARELLARVRAVLRRARMLPPGTVRTEVARYLAFGDWLLDTVERHLVARGGTVTLLQAAEYTLLRFLLDHPQCVVNRDQLLIGLAGREADVFDRSIDLRVSRLRKRLGDDAREPAYIKTIRNEGYVLCKTVAAHVTRPPGFGDGDGA from the coding sequence ATGAACCGTCCGGACCACGTACTCATCGTCGACGATGACCCCGACATCCGCGACCTGCTGGCCGACTACCTCGGCAAGCAGGCGCTGCGGGTGTCGACCGCGGCCGACGGCCGCCAGATGCGTGCCGCCCTGCTGGCCGCGCCGGTCGACGTGGTGGTGCTCGACCTGATGCTGCCCGGCGAGGACGGCATGACGCTGTTCCGCTGGCTGCGCGACACCCCGGCCCATGCGCAGATCCCGGTGGTGATGCTGACCGCGCGCGCCGACGACGTCGATCGCATCATCGGGCTGGAGATGGGCGCCGACGACTATCTCGGCAAGCCCTTCGTCGCGCGCGAGCTGCTCGCTCGCGTGCGTGCTGTACTGCGTCGGGCGCGCATGCTGCCGCCGGGCACGGTGCGCACCGAGGTGGCGCGCTACCTCGCCTTTGGCGACTGGTTGCTCGACACTGTGGAGCGCCATCTGGTGGCGCGCGGCGGCACCGTGACGCTGCTGCAGGCGGCTGAATACACGCTGCTGCGCTTCCTGCTCGACCACCCGCAGTGCGTGGTGAACCGCGACCAGCTGCTGATCGGCCTGGCCGGGCGCGAGGCCGATGTGTTCGACCGCTCCATCGACCTGCGCGTCAGCCGGCTGCGCAAGCGCCTGGGCGACGACGCGCGCGAGCCGGCCTACATCAAGACCATACGCAACGAAGGCTATGTGCTGTGCAAGACGGTCGCCGCGCACGTGACGCGCCCGCCGGGCTTCGGCGACGGAGACGGCGCGTGA
- a CDS encoding ABC transporter ATP-binding protein: MNKATPDAAAARTEPLAVLRDIHKRYRLDKTTVVALDGVDLDIAPARFTVITGPSGSGKSTLLHLLGALDRADAGKIRFEGRDFDALDDDALSAFRAQHIGFVFQSFNLLPVLTALENVEYPMRLGALPAAARRARALELLASVGLADKARHRPSELSGGQRQRVAIARALANAPRLLLADEPTANLDRATGAGIIALLRRLQRETGTSVVFSSHDPAVLDAADIRVTLVDGRIEHLETLAEVAA; the protein is encoded by the coding sequence ATGAACAAGGCCACACCGGATGCCGCCGCCGCGCGCACCGAACCGCTCGCCGTCCTGCGCGACATCCACAAGCGCTACCGCCTGGACAAGACCACCGTCGTCGCCCTCGACGGCGTGGATCTCGACATCGCGCCCGCCCGCTTCACCGTGATCACCGGCCCGTCGGGCAGCGGCAAGAGCACCCTGCTGCACCTGCTCGGTGCCCTCGACCGCGCCGACGCCGGCAAGATCCGCTTCGAAGGCCGCGATTTCGATGCCCTCGACGACGACGCGCTGTCTGCCTTCCGCGCGCAGCACATCGGCTTCGTGTTCCAGAGCTTCAACCTGCTACCGGTGCTGACCGCGCTGGAAAACGTGGAATACCCGATGCGCCTCGGCGCGCTGCCCGCCGCCGCGCGCCGCGCCCGCGCGCTGGAACTGCTCGCCAGTGTCGGCCTGGCCGACAAGGCGCGCCACCGGCCGTCGGAGCTGTCCGGCGGCCAGCGCCAGCGGGTGGCGATCGCCCGCGCCCTGGCCAATGCGCCGCGCTTGCTGCTGGCCGACGAACCCACCGCCAACCTCGACCGCGCCACCGGCGCCGGCATCATCGCCCTGCTGCGCCGGCTGCAACGCGAAACCGGCACCAGCGTGGTGTTCTCCTCGCACGACCCGGCCGTGCTCGACGCGGCCGACATCCGCGTGACCCTGGTCGACGGCCGTATCGAGCACCTCGAAACCCTGGCGGAGGTGGCGGCATGA